The genome window GCTTTCGCGGCGACGGAGCGGCCCGCGCCGGGTGGCCCGGTGAAGAGCCAGGCGTGGGTCATGTGGGCGGATTGGTGCGCCGACGCAGGTAGGCCGGCGAGCGCGGCGTCGTCGGTTGTAGCGCTTCCGCTAGCCACACCGCTCTCACCATCTAGACCACTCCCGCTAGCCACACCACCGTCCCCACGAGCAGCAATCTCGCGGGCAGCATACACAGCGTTGGTGAGTGTTTCGCGCACAGTGGGGGATCCCACCATCTGCCGGAGCAGCGGTGGTTCGGGGCGGTCGGTGGCGCGGGAATTCATGGGAACAGTGTACGTTGCACCCCGGACATACCATGCCGCCGATATGCGCGGCCAAGATACCGCCCGATATACCCGGCCGAGACACCGCCCGTCGCACCGATTGACCAGTTATCCTATTGATTATGACTATTCAGGAGTATCTGCGGTGGCTTCGGGGGACGTCGTGGCCTTTGTATGCGGCATTGGTGCTTCTGGCTAATGTGGTCGGCGCGCTGGCGGTGGGCGCTTTCCTCCGGTTCTTGTTGCCACTGGGAGAGCGCGACGATCTCACGGATTTTTCCAGTTCAGTGGGCGCGCTCTACGCAGCATATTTCGTGGCAGCCGTCGTGGCAGGTATCGGCTGCACTGTTTTCCTCTTTCAGTCGGTACTCAGGTGGCAGCGCCATCCTGACCGCTTCGACCCCATCATGATCCGCCACCTAGTGCTGCGCATCCCCGCTTTCCAAGCGTTCCTGGGCGCGGCTCTGTGGCTCATTGGTGTGGTCATCTTCACGGCTGTGGCCGCTACTCGTTCTGCGAGCCTCGCCGTGTCGGTGTGCGTAACGGCCCTCCTGGGCGGTGCGCTGGTCACGATGCTCACGTATTTCATTGCGGAGCGCCGCGTTCGCCCCATCGCGATCGCAGCCCTGGCGGTGAACGCGGATCGTACTTTCCTGGAGCCGTCGATTAGTGGGCGTATCCGCCAAGTATGGGTAACGACGACGGCCATCCCCGTGGTGGGGATCGTGCTGTTGGCGGTGGGGGCTCGCCAGGGATTTTTCTCCAGCGACGCGGCGAGTTTGATGCCCGCGGTGGTGGCGCTGGCGGTGACGTCGTTAGTGACGGGCTGGGCCGGCGCTGCGCTGCTCTCGATGAGCATCGCGGACCCCATTGATGAGCTTCAGGACGCTATCCTGCGCGTGCGTCGCGGTGAGACGGATACCGACGTCCCGATTTACGACGGCTCGGAGATCGGCGTGCTGCAGGCCGGCTTCAACGAAATGATGCGCGGTTTGCGCGACCGCCAGCGCGTGCGCGATGTGTTCGGCCAGTACGTGGGTATCGAGGTCGCGCGGCAGGCGATGGAGGAGAACCCGGTGTTGGGCGGCGAGGATCGCCTGGTTGCGGTGCTGTTCGTCGACGTGATTGGTTCCACGACGTTCGCGGTGAACCATCCGCCGGAAGAGGTTGTGGAGACGCTCAATCAGTACTTTGATCGCGTCGTGGAGATCGTGCACAAGCACCGCGGGATTATCAACAAGTTCGAGGGCGACGCGGCGCTGGCTGTTTTCGGGGCTCCGCTGCCACTCGACGACATCGCCGGCCACGCGTTGGCGGCGGCGCGCGAACTACGGGCGGAGCTGCGTGGCTTGCGTCTGCAGTCGGGTATTGGTGTGGCCGCCGGGCACGTTGTGGCTGGTCACATTGGTGCCCATGACCGTTTTGAGTACACGGTGATCGGCGACGCGGTGAACCAGGCGGCTCGGCTGACGGATTTGGCTAAGGACACTCCCGGTCGTGTTTTGACTTCTGCCGCGACGTTGCGTCGCGCGAATGAGGCGGAGCAGGCGCGGTGGACTGTGCTGAAGTCCGTAGAGTTGCGGGGGCGCAAGGAGATGACTCAGTTGGCACGGCCTATTCGCCCGACGCTCGCTGACCGTTCAGAGAGGTAGCGGGCAAAACTGAACGCTCTACTCGACGGTGGAGCGCCCAGGAAGCTTCTTCCGGATCACTTTGCCCATGGGGTTGCGGGGGAATTCATCAACGAAGAAGACGTCCCGCGGGCGGTGCCCCTCAGACAATTCATTCACAACGTGCTCGCGGACTTCATCCGCGGTAATCGGATCCGTGCCTTCTTCCCTAATGATGTAGGCACGAATGGCCTGGCCATATTGATCGTCCTCAACACCGTGGACATAGGAATCATGAATCCGCGAGTGCGAAACCAAGGCG of Corynebacterium kroppenstedtii DSM 44385 contains these proteins:
- a CDS encoding adenylate/guanylate cyclase domain-containing protein, which encodes MMTIQEYLRWLRGTSWPLYAALVLLANVVGALAVGAFLRFLLPLGERDDLTDFSSSVGALYAAYFVAAVVAGIGCTVFLFQSVLRWQRHPDRFDPIMIRHLVLRIPAFQAFLGAALWLIGVVIFTAVAATRSASLAVSVCVTALLGGALVTMLTYFIAERRVRPIAIAALAVNADRTFLEPSISGRIRQVWVTTTAIPVVGIVLLAVGARQGFFSSDAASLMPAVVALAVTSLVTGWAGAALLSMSIADPIDELQDAILRVRRGETDTDVPIYDGSEIGVLQAGFNEMMRGLRDRQRVRDVFGQYVGIEVARQAMEENPVLGGEDRLVAVLFVDVIGSTTFAVNHPPEEVVETLNQYFDRVVEIVHKHRGIINKFEGDAALAVFGAPLPLDDIAGHALAAARELRAELRGLRLQSGIGVAAGHVVAGHIGAHDRFEYTVIGDAVNQAARLTDLAKDTPGRVLTSAATLRRANEAEQARWTVLKSVELRGRKEMTQLARPIRPTLADRSER